Proteins encoded together in one Carya illinoinensis cultivar Pawnee chromosome 3, C.illinoinensisPawnee_v1, whole genome shotgun sequence window:
- the LOC122304620 gene encoding uncharacterized protein LOC122304620, translating into MGAFKSPGPDGFEVDFYQHHWDDVGPKVSKAVLEVLNGGEGHSSMLSQAEINGRIKGIAAARGGTRINHFLFANDFVIFSKASRDEWLAIHDILKLYEVSSGQMLNRQKTTLLFSSNTRELVKREILQEAGDDSLGVYGKYLGLPTMIGRSKKLSRELNSMLARFWWNDNKEGRGIHWRGWGLMGNNKKEGGMGFRDIDNFNKAMLAKQEWMLQTSVDSLAARIFKEKYYRKGQFVEAKIGYKSSYMWRSLLSTQALVKSGCVWRVGNGKSISIWIDRWLPNAVGFKVRSLVNRLEADSKVSSLIFEDIHSWNEVLIGEIFSRNEAAQICSVPLSWYGEDDKILWGYTKDGRFSMKSAYHLCNDMEGEGLGECSNRQAQKNVWEGIWSLVVPNSAKQFLWKAINSILPTKHNLCKRRILEDASCPICCLNEETIGHVLWSCPATSDVWAEKDSGLQKWICEEREFFKIWTDMQESLQKNRVEEIVMILRGLWSRRNKLVFESKFESPSRVVTNAISSLKCFQASQAEMKQLKVPNTNRRMDTKWKPPDVGVSKLNFDAAIDKVENRMGLCIVARNHLGELLFSYSASRLFSGTSDMAEAASLWKAMDLAIELDIRNVVYEGDHERIIKGVTEEKEAFAWMDQMFKDMQGRLLN; encoded by the exons ATGGGGGCTTTCAAATCTCCTGGTCCAGATGGATTTGAAGTAGACTTTTATCAACACCATTGGGATGATGTGGGTCCTAAGGTGAGTAAGGCTGTTCTAGAGGTGTTAAATGGGGGAG AAGGGCATAGTTCTATGCTGAGTCAAGCTGAAATTAATGGAAGGATTAAAGGGATAGCAGCTGCAAGAGGAGGGACTCGAATTAATCATTTTCTCTTTGCaaatgattttgtgattttcaGTAAAGCAAGTAGAGATGAGTGGCTGGCTATTCATGATATACTGAAGCTGTATGAGGTCTCCTCAGGCCAGATGTTAAATAGGCAGAAGACAACTTTGCTCTTCAGTTCTAATACAAGAGAATTAGTTAAGAGGGAAATTTTGCAAGAAGCTGGTGATGATTCCTTGGGGGTTTATGGTAAATACCTGGGTCTTCCTACTATGATTGGTAGATCCAA GAAGCTAAGTAGAGAGCTCAATTCCATGCTTGCAAGATTCTGGTGGAATGACAATAAAGAGGGTAGAGGCATCCATTGGAGAGGGTGGGGCTTAATGGGTAATAATAAGAAGGAGGGTGGGATGGGTTTTAGAGATATTGATAATTTTAACAAGGCTATGCTTGCCAAGCAAGAGTGGATGCTGCAAACTAGTGTAGATTCATTGGCAGCAAGGATTTTTAAGGAAAAGTACTACAGGAAAGGCCAATTTGTTGAGGCTAAAATTGGCTACAAATCTTCATATATGTGGAGGAGTTTATTGTCTACACAAGCCTTGGTCAAATCAGGTTGTGTGTGGAGGGTGGGAAACGGGAAAAGTATTTCCATTTGGATTGATAGATGGCTTCCCAATGCAGTAGGCTTTAAGGTAAGATCCCTAGTCAATCGGTTAGAGGCTGACTCTAAGGTGAGTTCTCTTATTTTTGAAGATATCCATTCCTGGAATGAGGTGTTGATTGGGGAAATTTTTAGTAGAAATGAAGCTGCTCAAATTTGTAGCGTACCATTGAGTTGGTATGGAGAGGATGATAAAATCCTATGGGGTTACACTAAGGATGGAAGGTTTTCCATGAAAAGTGCATATCACCTGTGTAATGACATGGAAGGAGAGGGGCTTGGTGAATGTTCAAACAGACAAGCTCAGAAAAACGTTTGGGAAGGAATATGGAGTCTTGTTGTTCCTAACTCTGCTAAACAATTTTTGTGGAAGGCTATTAACAGCATCTTGCCAACAAAACATAACTTATGTAAGAGAAGAATTCTTGAAGATGCTTCTTGTCCAATTTGTTGTTTAAATGAGGAAACTATTGGTCATGTTTTATGGTCGTGTCCAGCTACTTCTGATGTGTGGGCAGAAAAGGACAGTGGCCTACAGAAGTGGATTTGTGAAGAGAGggaattcttcaaaatctggaCTGATATGCAGGAAAGTTTGCAGAAAAATAGAGTAGAAGAGATTGTTATGATCTTGAGAGGTTTATGGTCTAGAAGGAATAAATTGGTCTTTGAAAGCAAATTTGAGAGTCCAAGCAGAGTGGTCACTAATGCAATATCTAGCCTCAAGTGCTTTCAAGCATCTCAAGCTGAGATGAAACAGCTTAAGGTTCCTAACACAAACAGGAGGATGGATACTAAGTGGAAGCCACCTGATGTGGGAGTTTCTAAACTCAACTTTGATGCGGCTATAGACAAAGTTGAAAACAGAATGGGATTGTGCATAGTAGCAAGAAATCATTTGGGGGAGCTTCTGTTTTCCTACAGTGCTTCAAGATTGTTTAGTGGCACTTCTGATATGGCTGAAGCTGCTAGTCTTTGGAAGGCTATGGATCTAGCAATAGAGCTGGATATAAGAAATGTAGTGTATGAAGGAGATCATGAAAGAATCATTAAAGGGGTGACAGAGGAAAAGGAAGCATTTGCTTGGATGGATCAGATGTTCAAAGATATGCAGGGCAGGCTACTAAATTGA